A part of Dasypus novemcinctus isolate mDasNov1 chromosome 5, mDasNov1.1.hap2, whole genome shotgun sequence genomic DNA contains:
- the LOC131278413 gene encoding endogenous retrovirus group K member 7 Pro protein-like, with protein sequence MGVQPLATGIFGPLPSSCVGLILGRGSSALSGLHITPGLWTLILLTITRSKPMLTIRLNGRVFEGLIDTGADVTILQKAQWPPAWPLTPSATHLQGIGQSSPPEQSSQLVSWEDGEGHRGHIKPYVLPHIPFNLWGRDLLAQLGTVIGSPSPIVTAQMLNQGFKPGKGLGRTESGALEPISATPRSNHAGLGYFS encoded by the exons ATGGGAGTTCAGCCTCTAGCTACGGGTATCTTCGGTCCTCTGCCATCCAGCTGTGTTGGCCTTATCCTCGGTCGAGGATCCTCTGCCCTCTCGGGCCTCCACATTACACCCGGGTTGTGGACGCTGATTTTACTG ACAATCACCCGTTCTAAGCCCATGCTAACCATACGCCTCAATGGCCGTGTATTCGAGGGCCTTATTGATACGGGGGCGGATGTTACCATTCTTCAAAAGGCGCAATGGCCCCCTGCGTGGCCACTCACCCCCTCAGCCACTCACTTACAAGGCATCGGACAGTCCTCACCCCCGGAACAGAGTTCCCAACTCGTTTCCTGGGAAGACGGCGAGGGACACCGAGGACACATAAAACCTTACGTCCTCCCTCACATCCCTTTCAACCTTTGGGGCAGAGACCTCCTCGCTCAACTGGGAACTGTGATCGGGAGCCCTAGTCCCATAGTCACCGCTCAAATGCTAAACCAGGGCTTCAAGCCCGGGAAGGGCCTCGGAAGAACCGAATCGGGTGCCCTTGAACCCATCTCTGCTACCCCACGCTCTAATCACGCAGGTTTGGGGTATTTTTCCTAG